A genomic region of Arachis stenosperma cultivar V10309 chromosome 9, arast.V10309.gnm1.PFL2, whole genome shotgun sequence contains the following coding sequences:
- the LOC130951616 gene encoding notchless protein homolog isoform X2 has translation METETGEKRDTTTINNVMCLLMHPDGAPLGAPMYLPQNAGPQQLQLIVNKILDNEEKLPYAFYISDEELLVPLETYLHKNKVSVEKALPIVCQPQAIFRIRPVNRCSATISGHAEAVLTVAFSPDGRHLASGSGDTTVRLWDLNTQTPLYTCTGHKNWVLCVAWSPDGKYLVSGSKSGELQCWDPETGKLSGNPLSGHKKWITGISWEPVHLSAPCRRFVSASKDGDARIWDVTLRKCVICLTGHTLAITCVKWGGDGMIYTGSQDCTIKVWETTQGKLIRELKGHGHWVNSLALSTEYVLRTGAFDHTGKQYSSPEEMKKVALERYNKMRGNAPERLVSGSDDFTMFLWEPFVSKHPKTRMTGHQQLVNHVYFSPDGQWVASASFDKSVKLWNGTTGKFIAAFRGHVGPVYQISWSADSRLLLSGSKDSTLKVWDIRTRKLKQDLPGHSDEVFSVDWSPDGEKVASGGKDKVLKLWMG, from the exons ATGGAGACAGAGACAGGAGAGAAGAGGGACACCACAACAATCAACAACGTCATGTGCCTCTTGATGCACCCAGATGGAGCTCCCCTTGGTGCTCCCATGTACCTTCCTCAGAATGCTGGTCCACAACAACTTCAACTCATTGTCAATAAGATTCTGGACAAC GAGGAGAAATTACCATATGCTTTCTATATTTCTGATGAAGAGCTCCTTGTGCCACTTGAAACCTACTTGCACAAAAACAAAG TCTCGGTGGAGAAGGCATTGCCTATAGTTTGTCAGCCTCAAGCTATTTTCAGGATTCGCCCTGTTAATCGTTGTTCCGCCACTATTTCTG GTCATGCAGAAGCTGTACTTACAGTTGCTTTCAGTCCTGATGGGAGGCACCTAGCAAGTGGTTCTGGCGACACAACTGTTCGTCTTTGGGACCTTAACACGCAGACACCATTGTACACATGCACAG GGCACAAGAATTGGGTCCTTTGTGTTGCGTGGTCACCAGATGGCAAGTATCTTGTGAGTGGGAGCAAGTCTGGAGAACTTCAATGTTGGGATCCAGAAACTGGGAAGTTGTCTGGCAATCCATTATCT GGCCACAAGAAATGGATTACTGGGATATCTTGGGAACCCGTCCATCTTAGTGCTCCTTGCCGTCGTTTTGTAAGTGCCAGCAAAGATGGGGATGCTCGTATATGGGATGTCACATTGAGGAAATGTGTTATATGTCTCACTGGCCACACACTCGCCATAACATGTGTAAAATGGGGTGGAGATGGCATGATTTATACAGg tTCCCAAGACTGTACAATCAAAGTTTGGGAAACTACACAAGGGAAGCTAATTCGTGAATTGAAG GGACATGGGCATTGGGTTAATTCGTTAGCATTGAGCACCGAGTATGTTCTTCGTACTGGAGCTTTTGATCATACTGGGAAACAATACTCATCTCCAGAGGAAATGAAGAAG GTTGCTCTTGAAAGGTATAATAAGATGAGAGGCAATGCCCCTGAAAGGTTGGTTTCTGGATCTGACGATTTTACCATGTTCCTTTGGGAACCATTCGTCAGCAAGCACCCAAAAACTCGTATGACAGGTCATCAGCAG CTTGTGAACCATGTATATTTTTCACCTGATGGGCAATGGGTGGCAAGTGCATCTTTTGATAAATCCGTGAAGTTATGGAATGGCACAACAGGGAAATTTATAGCAGCTTTCCGTGGTCATGTTGGGCCTGTTTACCAGATCAG CTGGTCTGCGGATAGCAGACTACTTTTAAGTGGCAGCAAAGATTCTACGTTGAAG GTTTGGGATATTCGGACTCGGAAGTTGAAGCAGGATCTTCCTGGCCATTCTGATGAA GTTTTTTCTGTTGATTGGAGTCCAGATGGAGAGAAAGTAGCCTCTGGTGGCAAGGATAAAGTGTTGAAGTTGTGGATGGGCTAA
- the LOC130951616 gene encoding notchless protein homolog isoform X1, with the protein METETGEKRDTTTINNVMCLLMHPDGAPLGAPMYLPQNAGPQQLQLIVNKILDNEEKLPYAFYISDEELLVPLETYLHKNKVSVEKALPIVCQPQAIFRIRPVNRCSATISGHAEAVLTVAFSPDGRHLASGSGDTTVRLWDLNTQTPLYTCTGHKNWVLCVAWSPDGKYLVSGSKSGELQCWDPETGKLSGNPLSGHKKWITGISWEPVHLSAPCRRFVSASKDGDARIWDVTLRKCVICLTGHTLAITCVKWGGDGMIYTGSQDCTIKVWETTQGKLIRELKGHGHWVNSLALSTEYVLRTGAFDHTGKQYSSPEEMKKVALERYNKMRGNAPERLVSGSDDFTMFLWEPFVSKHPKTRMTGHQQLVNHVYFSPDGQWVASASFDKSVKLWNGTTGKFIAAFRGHVGPVYQISWSADSRLLLSGSKDSTLKVWDIRTRKLKQDLPGHSDEFYLFAGKVFSVDWSPDGEKVASGGKDKVLKLWMG; encoded by the exons ATGGAGACAGAGACAGGAGAGAAGAGGGACACCACAACAATCAACAACGTCATGTGCCTCTTGATGCACCCAGATGGAGCTCCCCTTGGTGCTCCCATGTACCTTCCTCAGAATGCTGGTCCACAACAACTTCAACTCATTGTCAATAAGATTCTGGACAAC GAGGAGAAATTACCATATGCTTTCTATATTTCTGATGAAGAGCTCCTTGTGCCACTTGAAACCTACTTGCACAAAAACAAAG TCTCGGTGGAGAAGGCATTGCCTATAGTTTGTCAGCCTCAAGCTATTTTCAGGATTCGCCCTGTTAATCGTTGTTCCGCCACTATTTCTG GTCATGCAGAAGCTGTACTTACAGTTGCTTTCAGTCCTGATGGGAGGCACCTAGCAAGTGGTTCTGGCGACACAACTGTTCGTCTTTGGGACCTTAACACGCAGACACCATTGTACACATGCACAG GGCACAAGAATTGGGTCCTTTGTGTTGCGTGGTCACCAGATGGCAAGTATCTTGTGAGTGGGAGCAAGTCTGGAGAACTTCAATGTTGGGATCCAGAAACTGGGAAGTTGTCTGGCAATCCATTATCT GGCCACAAGAAATGGATTACTGGGATATCTTGGGAACCCGTCCATCTTAGTGCTCCTTGCCGTCGTTTTGTAAGTGCCAGCAAAGATGGGGATGCTCGTATATGGGATGTCACATTGAGGAAATGTGTTATATGTCTCACTGGCCACACACTCGCCATAACATGTGTAAAATGGGGTGGAGATGGCATGATTTATACAGg tTCCCAAGACTGTACAATCAAAGTTTGGGAAACTACACAAGGGAAGCTAATTCGTGAATTGAAG GGACATGGGCATTGGGTTAATTCGTTAGCATTGAGCACCGAGTATGTTCTTCGTACTGGAGCTTTTGATCATACTGGGAAACAATACTCATCTCCAGAGGAAATGAAGAAG GTTGCTCTTGAAAGGTATAATAAGATGAGAGGCAATGCCCCTGAAAGGTTGGTTTCTGGATCTGACGATTTTACCATGTTCCTTTGGGAACCATTCGTCAGCAAGCACCCAAAAACTCGTATGACAGGTCATCAGCAG CTTGTGAACCATGTATATTTTTCACCTGATGGGCAATGGGTGGCAAGTGCATCTTTTGATAAATCCGTGAAGTTATGGAATGGCACAACAGGGAAATTTATAGCAGCTTTCCGTGGTCATGTTGGGCCTGTTTACCAGATCAG CTGGTCTGCGGATAGCAGACTACTTTTAAGTGGCAGCAAAGATTCTACGTTGAAG GTTTGGGATATTCGGACTCGGAAGTTGAAGCAGGATCTTCCTGGCCATTCTGATGAA TTCTATCTTTTTGCTGGAAAGGTTTTTTCTGTTGATTGGAGTCCAGATGGAGAGAAAGTAGCCTCTGGTGGCAAGGATAAAGTGTTGAAGTTGTGGATGGGCTAA